Proteins found in one Miscanthus floridulus cultivar M001 chromosome 4, ASM1932011v1, whole genome shotgun sequence genomic segment:
- the LOC136548563 gene encoding S-locus-specific glycoprotein S13-like — MPTFHTCLRGLLILTLHLHAIPPGTGAAARDDDDTLMPGQAFTVGNKLVSSNDKFALGFFQPSAGNMSKPSSSTSPAGWYLGIWFNKIPLFTPVWVANRERPILEPYLSATQLQISVDGNLLVIVSNNATTTQTQSVVIWSTHIAKANNTAMVWLWQSFDYPTNALLPHAKIGWNKVTGLNRVGISWKSQIDPGLGSFHVGLETNATTRNNVTIRRRIYPYKTYWWWSPDTAGGMKIPALRALLHMNPQTSGLVVPEYVDDSEEEYYMYTSPDESSSTLFSIDTNGQVKMNVWSHANQSWYSIYVQPVDPCSPYATCGPFTVCTGSSDPPCECMESFSRTSPQDWDLGDRTGGCSRNTPLDCSANTGGSSSTDVFHPIARVTCENQTHDVQCAACLVSETGARSTLHYAHCTALTSVTSRSAQPRGAAPNS, encoded by the exons ATGCCTACTTTCCACACGTGCCTCCGCGGCCTCCTCATCCTCACCCTGCATCTGCATGCTATTCCTCCTGGTACTGGTGCAGCTGCAAGAGACGACGACGACACTCTGATGCCAGGCCAGGCGTTCACCGTGGGCAACAAGCTCGTCTCCAGCAACGACAAGTTCGCGCTGGGCTTCTTCCAGCCCAGCGCCGGCAACATGAGCAagccgtcgtcgtctacctctCCGGCCGGCTGGTACCTTGGCATATGGTTCAACAAGATCCCTCTCTTCACTCCCGTCTGGGTCGCCAACCGGGAGCGGCCAATCCTGGAGCCCTATCTAAGTGCAACGCAGCTCCAGATCTCAGTAGATGGCAACCTGCTTGTCATCGTATCAAACAACGCCACCACCACACAAACACAATCCGTCGTCATCTGGTCCACCCACATAGCAAAAGCCAACAACACG GCGATGGTGTGGCTGTGGCAGAGCTTCGACTACCCAACCAACGCGTTGCTCCCCCACGCCAAGATCGGCTGGAACAAGGTCACTGGCCTCAACCGTGTGGGCATCTCATGGAAGAGCCAGATCGACCCAGGCCTCGGCTCCTTCCACGTTGGGCTGGAGACCAACGCCACCACCAGGAATAACGTCACCATCAGGCGCCGGATCTACCCCTACAAGACCTACTGGTGGTGGTCGCCCGACACGGCAGGAGGGATGAAGATCCCGGCGCTCAGGGCGCTGCTACACATGAACCCGCAGACGAGTGGGCTGGTCGTCCCGGAGTACGTCGACGACAGCGAGGAGGAGTACTACATGTACACCTCGCCGGACGAGTCCTCCTCCACCTTATTCTCCATCGACACGAATGGGCAGGTGAAGATGAACGTGTGGTCACACGCCAACCAGTCATGGTACAGCATCTACGTCCAGCCCGTGGACCCCTGCAGTCCCTACGCCACCTGCGGACCCTTCACCGTCTGCACGGGGAGCTCAGACCCGCCCTGCGAGTGCATGGAGAGCTTCTCCCGGACGTCACCCCAGGACTGGGATCTCGGTGATCGGACAGGAGGGTGCTCCAGAAACACTCCCTTGGACTGCAGTGCCAACACCGGCGGCAGCAGCTCCACGGACGTGTTCCACCCCATAGCTCGTGTCAC ATGTGAGAACCAGACCCACGACGTGCAGTGCGCTGCATGCCTCGTCTCGGAGACGGGAGCCCGGTCAACACTGCACTACGCGCACTGCACTGCACTCACCTCCGTCACGTCACGTAGTGCTCAGCCTCGTGGCGCAGCGCCAAACAGCTGA